TGGAGGGAATAGTACTACTGATACAATTTGTGGAGGGAATAGTACTACTGATACAATTTGTGGAGGGAATAGTACTACTGATACAATTTGTGGAGGGAATAGTACTACTGCTACAATTTGTGGAGGGAATAGTACTACTGATACAATTTGTGGAAGGAGTAGTACTACTGATACAATTTGTGGAGGGAATAGTAATACTGATACAATTTGTGGAGGGAATAGTACTACTGATACAATTTGTGGAGGGAGTAGTACTACTGATACAATTTGTGGAAGGAGTAGTACTACTGATACAATTTTGGAGGGAATATTACTACTGATACAATTTGTGGAAGGAATAGTACTACTAATACAATTTGTGGAGGGAGTAGTACTACTGATACAATTTTGGTCGTCTGTTTCCTACTTTGATGAAcaggatttgatttttttaatggagTTTAGCAACAAAGCAAtccttaataaattttaatctaacaattgatgaaactaatgttatttaattgttatttcttAATCCTGAAACCAAAACGTAGGAGAAGTAACACAAGGTCTGattatttaatgatacatgtattggatAATCTAGcagatttaaatttgtaaattgtatgaaattattatttactACGTATAAATTTTTCCCTTAAACTTGTTAGTTCCTGATTGTTTCCCTTCATTTTCAGGTGAAATCCAAATCCAATCGGCCTCTCCCTCAGGACCGCGAGGAGTTCGAGACTTCGTTTGATACCTACGGATATCATATCCCTAACCGGTTAGCGCACGGGAAAGTTGACTTTGTGCAAATGTtggacattttgaaaaaatactcGGACACCAAAGGGGAGTACAGTGCAGCAGACATAGCTAAAGACTACAAAGTGGACCCGACCAAGATGCAGAATGTTTTGACCCATTTCCAGGTGTTACAGGTAATCATGCCCAAAGAGGATGTTGAAGAAATGCAGACAGAGGAATCCACCGAGGAAGTAGAAACTACAGACTTAAAATCAAATCAGATAGCCCCGTCAGACTCTAAAAAAAGGTGACCTGAAAAAAGGTGACGATAACAACATGGCTACCTACTGAATCGTTACCTATAACAACATGGCTACCTACTGAATCATCTTGGATCTGGATCAGGattgtgtttgaatttggggAGGAGGGAGGGGGGTGTGAAATACCTGCCAAGAGGTGTTAGGTATCATAGAACTTGATATATACTGTTTTCTGAATTTTgaatgtatagttttatattttaaatttaacattCTGAAGGTCATCTtgatataaaactttcttcaaAGATTTGACAAATGCATTGTTGTGAAATTACCTTTTTTTTGATGATTAAATGATGCAATAAAAAGTCTATTTGCCTAAATGCAGGGGAGAAATGTCCCGTTTCTGTGAGAGAAAGAAATCAATCTCCCTGTGGctataaatgtaaattatggTATGTGTTGAGAGTGACTGTCATGATTTATAATAAACATGTTTAACATGAGTATTTGTGTTCTGTTTTATCAGAATCACTTtctaggtcacctgagtcacttcATTGAAAACTTtctaggtcacctgagtcacttcATCGAGGCAAGATTTTGGGGGTGTGGGGGAGGGGGTTCATTAccatattttagttttttttgaCACTTTAGCTAATATGAGATTCCCATGAGCTTTAAGTTCTGGGGTATGGGCTCTGGTACTCAGATGAGCATTTAGGCTGGGTTATGGGCTCTGGTACTCAGGTGAGAGTTGAGGCCTGGggtatgggctatggtactcaggtgagtGTTGAGGCCTTGGGTATGGCCTATAGTACTCAGGTGAATGTTGAGGCCTTGggtatgggctatggtactcgtGTGACTTTTAAGGCCTGGggtatgggctatggtactcaggggAGTGTTGAGGCCTTGggtatgggctatggtactcaagTGAGTGTTGAGGCATTTGGTATGGGCTGTAGTACTCAGGTGAGAGTTGAGGCCTGGggtatgggctatggtactcaggtgaaaGTTGAGGCCTGGggtatgggctatggtactcaagTGAAAGTTGAGGCCTGGggtatgggctatggtactcaggttaGAGTTGAGGTCTTGGGTATAGGTTATGGTACTCAAGTAAGAGTTGAGGCATTTGGTATGGACTATGGTACTCAAGTGAGAGTTGAGGGTATGGGCTATAGTACTCAGGTGACTATTAAAGCCTGTGGGCCTATTGTTTATTGTATATCattagaataatttaattttgcaatACGATATCATACTTGTATATCTAATTCTGATAGACATCAATAGAGCAAAACATGTTTCGTGATAAGGTAATGTTAGTAACGTTGCCGTGaaacaaaacatataaaactCTAGCTTTGCAAAAGTTTTGTGATATGTCGCAAAAATTTcgcttttatttacaaaaacaaagatAAGCTACAAAAGTGAAGTCAATGGGTTTTCGTAAAATTATTCAGAGATAGCTTTTGTGAATCAATGTGGATAAGAGAgtacaaataaattttgatgtccttgtattgttttgtttatgatttattttcacATGGGCGTCagaactgggggggggggggggggctttagcTTTTTTTGCAAGGTTAGACATGACTATGAGACACATAGCATCAGGGagattcccccccccccacttttaatCGCAGCAAATACTCGGTAGATATGTAAATATCTAATTCTGGTGCCAGCATATAGTAAATTGATACTAGTCTTCAATGTTTTAGTGTTATCATcattcaagtttgtttttgtttgtttgttttgttttgttctggGTTTTAATATTGtatctgtttgtttgtttgttttgttttgttttgttttgatttgatttttagtaTTGTATCAAAGTCGATGTTGATGGACATTTTTGGAAAACTAttgccggtgtaacgaagaatattgacccgggttgaaaattgacccgggggtcatttttcaacgttgaatattgacccgggggtcatttttcaacgttgaaaattgagaccaaaatcgtgaaatttatacccggggtcatttttcaacggtatgagaaagatttttctaaactctgatgacctcgacccgttgaaaattgatcctgttgagaattgaccccaacctcagagttttgatctgaactggaacttactctactcggtttaaatgtacaatcatgcacatatttgaaagtttcagttttaaaatgtacatactgTCCGATACATATGCGGACGTGGCTAATTTCTTTTAGGCTGATATGTCCAattaatcatttagtttttagattgaaaatatgatatccttttattattacaatactatgtataaaagctaagaagatgaccatttgcttcggaatggagcaggcgagtagggctagaatactttttgacatagatgacatggttttcattccctcatgtgacagaattttaaaaagtttaaacttgtcacaatctctgataaatatatctaacaaacaTATTGCCCGTTATCGTCACTTTTAAGGCAATTCAACAGAGCTCTATtcgacaggcacctgacgttgtattatatttttctaataattaaaaatatataacctctatactgctttattgggtaaagggtatatatatttatatcaagacaaaaggatataatgtcagatacctatgcttaatttgaagaagtcagaatatttcactgacaaaataataaatgattggttgtcatattttttatcctttttcatatatactgggttttttttatacttaaggaatgaattcaatatttatttgttttatacgatatcaaatggtttggggcagtttacgctttataaaccgcgaagcggtttataaaaaagcgtaaactgttccaaaccattttatatcgtataaaactaataaatattgaattcattgcttataatttaattgtttactcttcattatagataaaaacggtcatttgacctttaaaatgacataaaattgtacaaaattcacacgtaacgtcaggcgtattgatacgtttttgacgttagtcttactatgacgtaggcaacattctttatacaatataaaacaatttttttagccaatcagaaagcgcgttacaaccagaattaaattatgtatatatacagcatattatagcattatattta
The sequence above is a segment of the Crassostrea angulata isolate pt1a10 unplaced genomic scaffold, ASM2561291v2 HiC_scaffold_47, whole genome shotgun sequence genome. Coding sequences within it:
- the LOC128168763 gene encoding uncharacterized protein LOC128168763; translated protein: MGGSVRKFVNPRAYYNIERRALKKIEKEKDKPTAAPKHNKHEQVDVYSNPDPQIVEKNEKLHSRMQHLYLESYGPAPGVKSKSNRPLPQDREEFETSFDTYGYHIPNRLAHGKVDFVQMLDILKKYSDTKGEYSAADIAKDYKVDPTKMQNVLTHFQVLQVIMPKEDVEEMQTEESTEEVETTDLKSNQIAPSDSKKR